The genomic DNA GGACATGAAGCCTACATACATGGGGTTGCGGCTGTATTGGTATGCGCCATCCGTCACCAGCCGGGACACCGGCAGGTTGGTCGGTACGTTGACGCCCAGGGATCGGAACCGGCCATGGCCCCACATCATGAAGAATATCCCTGCCGCTATGATCCCTGCGCCCGCGCTCAACATGATCAGATAATGAACAGCCCGGAGCGTCCAGGGGAAGATGAGGTCGAGGCAAATGCCGCTGAGCAGGCAGCAGTAGAAAAAGAATGGCGGCATGATGTTCACGCCGGCTGAATCCGTTGCCGGGATGTCGGGTATGGTTTGCTTTTCCATTGCAACCTCCTGGTGGTGCATTTCATATGTTGTGAATGGTGTACCACTATGACAACCATATTGTCAACATGTAAATTTGGTTGTCAATTCTGGAGTTGTGCCGCAGAGGCGTTGTCCGAACCTGTTGGCGCCGTCACGGATCCATATGGGTGGCCGATAGTATCGGTTCGGAGAGGGATGAATATGGGCAAAGGGTCGGGCAGCAGGCTCACTGCACCGGAAAATTGAAATAGGTGTCCGGGTAGGGTTCGTCGATCAGGGTGAAATGCCACCATTCTCTTTGGAGGGGCTTGAAGCCGTTCCGCTGCATGATGTTGCTGAGCAAAGCCCGGTTGGCCCTGGCCTGGGGGCTGATTCCGGTGTCGGTCGGCCAGGATTTCCTGCCGAAGAAATCAAAGGAGCTGCCCATGTCCAGTTCGGTTCCGGTAAGCTTGTCGATAATGGTCAGGTCCACGGTGGAGCCTCGGGAATGGCCGGATTTCCCAGCGATGAAGCCGTCCCTGAGCAGGTGCTTTTTCTGTACGTCCGGGTAGTACTTCGTCTTCATCCGGGTGTCCTTGGCGTCGGCGGCCCAGCGCACGAAGTGGTCGACGGCCTGTTGTGGGCGATATCCGTCAAAGACCTTGATGCCCAGGCCGAACGGGGTCAATTCCGCCTGTACTGCCGCAAGGGCCCTGGCTGCCGGTTCTGAGAGGATCACCCTCGGCGCCAGATATCCGCGGATGCGTTCGCCGACGAAGTTGTCGTCGGAATAATAGCGAACGTCGAGGACCACTCCGGGGATGCACTCATCCACATGGACGAAGCCGTCCGGCAACGGGGAGGCGCCCAGGGCCGGGACGGCCTGAAAAGCGCACAGCAACAGCAGGCAAAAGACGGTCTTGACGGATCTTTCAAACATGAAGGCGTTCCTTGTTTTGGCTGGATGCCCGAATTTCGGCCCGGCCTGTCCGCTCATACCGTGAAATCCGTGGATGTGCACCTTTGGCGGCAGGGGTGTCCGGCGTGGATTTGCGACCTATCAGGCTGTTGTTTTCATGCGCAGTCGACTGATGACCAGGCTCAACACGCCGGTCAGGATGATGAGCAGGGTGCCGTAGGCCATGGACAGTCCCATTTCGTACTCGAAGACGGCGTTGACCATGGCGATGGAGACCGGCTTGTTGGAGGCCGTGTAGAGGAACGTCGAGGTCGTGTATTCCCCGATGCTTCGGATGAACACGAACAGGAAACCGGCCAGCAGTCCCGGATAGAGGGTGGGCAGGCTGACCTTGCAACAGGTCTGGAATCCCGAAGCTCCCAGACTTTTGGAGGCTTCCGTCAAAGTGTCGCTCAGGTTCTGGAAGGAGATATGGACGGTCTTGACCATGATGGGCAGGGAGTTGATGAAATATCCCAGGGGAAGGAGGATGTAGGTTCCCAGCAGGATCGTGTTGAAGGCGAAAATGTTGGGTGTGGAGTTGGCGTTGATCAGGTTGACGGCCACGGCGCTGGCGGGCATGGCCCAGGGCAGGATGACCAGGAATTCGATGAGCCAGCGTACTTTCAGCCGCGTTTTTTCGATGATGTAGGAGGCCGGAACGGCCACCAGGAGGCAGAGGAACGCTGCCAGCAGCGACATGTTCACGCTGGTCAGAAAGGGCTGGAGTTTCCTTGCGCGGGTGAATATGGCCCGGAAGTTGTCCACGGTGAATTCTCGCGGGTAGACGCTGATCATCCAGGAGCTGGAGTCCGCGAACGACAGCACTATGATGGTCGCGAAGGGCAGGAAGATCGCCAACATCAGGAAACCGGCCAGGAGATACAGGGCGTATCGGGCCACCGGGTTGCGCATTCTCACGGGTTGTATGGGAACGCCCTTCACGGAAGAATCGAAGAGCATCCGCTTTTCGTACCACCGGAGCAAGGCGAAGAAAATCAGGGACAAAAAGGTCAGCACCACCACCTGAACGGCGGCAATGCCCATGTAGTTGTTGGCCTTGGCCAGCAGTATCTGGGTGGTCAGCACCTTGTAGCTTCCCCCGATGATGCTCGGGGCGGCAAAGGAGCCGATGCCGGTCATGAAGGTCACGGCTGCGGCGGTGATCAGGGCAGGGGTGATGAAGGGCCGGATGACCGAAGTGAAGACCTTGAATTTTGATGCGCCCAGACTCCGGGCACTCTCCAGCACGGCCAGGTCGATGTGCCGGATGGCCAGTGAAACCGCGATGTAGAAATAGACGTATTGCGTGTAGGTGTGGACGAGCAGGATTCCCGGCAACCCGATGAAATGGTAGGGGGCGCTTCCAAGGCCGAGGATCGTTTCAAGGGTCTTGGTGACCAGCCCGCTTTCCCCGTAGAGTTGCTCAAAGGCGTATACGATGATGATTCCGGGCATCATCACCGGGAGCAGCAGTATCTTGTCCACGGTCTGTTTGAAGGGAAACTCGAAATAGTGCACGGCAAAAGCCAGGGCTGTGCCGACAAAACCGCACGTCAAGACGGTCAGCAGGCCGAGCACGATGGAGTTCTTCAGCACCAGCAGGTTGGTGGCGGTGGCGAAATAATCCAGGTAGCGGGCGGTCGTGAATCCGTCGAGGTGCGTGAGGCTGATCTTGAGTGTGGAGAGTGCGGGATACAGGATGTACCCCGTCAGGAACCAGATCAGGGCCGCGATCACCATGCAGCCCGGCAAACTGCGAATGCTCCGTCTTATCATGTCACTCGTCCAGTACCGTGACGCACTGTTCGGGGAACGAGGCAAAGACGGTGTTCCCTTCCCGGCAATCGATGTTCCGGCCCATGGTGTTCAGCGCTGCCACGCGCAGGGTGATGTCCTTCACCTGCACCACGTAATTGATCCAGACGCCGTTGAGCTGCCTGTCCGCCAGACGGCCTTCAAGGCAGTTGGCACTGGCAGCCGGTTCTTTTGTGAGCGAGATGTCCTGGGGCCGGATGGAGAGGTATTTCCCTTTGCCGTATTGGCCGTTCACCTGAATATCCAGTCCGTCGGCCACGGTTGCCCTGCCGTCCTTCCACCGGGTTTCCAGCAGGTTGGTATCGCCGATGAACTTGGCGACAAAGGCGTTTTTCGGTTTGCCGTAGATCTCTTCCGGGGTGCCCACCTGGACAATGCGTCCCTTGTCGAACACCGCTATGCGGTCGGACAGGGTCAGCGCCTCGGTCTGGTCGTGGGTCACGAACACGGTGGTGATGCCGAGCTTTCGCTGCAGGTTCTTCAGCTCCACGCGCATGCGGTCGCGCAGCCGGGCGTCCAGGTTGGACATGGGTTCGTCCAGCAGCAGCACCCGCGGCTCCACGGCCAGGGACCGGGCCAAGGCCACCCGCTGCTGTTCGCCGCCCGAGAGTTCGGAAATCCTGCGCTGGCCGAAGCCGGTCAGGCCGACCATGTCCATGTGCCTTGCGACGGACCCACGGATTTCCTCCGGGGACTTTTTCTGTATCTTCAGTCCGTATTCGATGTTTTCGTGGACGGTCATATATGGGAAAAGGGCATAGTTCTGGAACACCATGCCCACCTTGCGCTTTTCCGGGGCCAGGCGGGTGATGTCCCGGCCCCCCAGGAAAATGCTGCCCGATTGCGGGGTAATGAACCCCGCAATCAGACGCAATATGGTTGTCTTGCCGCAGCCGGAGGGGCCCAGAAAGGTGAAGAATTCCCCTTTGGCTATGTCCAGATCAATGCCTGAACAGGCGACGGTGTCGCCAAAGGATCTTTCAACCCCCTTGATGACCACTTCTCCCATGCTGTCGCTCCCTGCTACTTTGTGTCCTTGCCGGAATCCTTGATCTCCATGTCCCAATGCTGCATCCACGCGGACTGTTTGGAGGCCAGGTCGCCCCAGTCCACATCCATGACCTTGAAGGTGATCTCGCTCATCCATGCAGGGGAATCCGCCATGGCCTCGGGATGGGTGGGCATGCGGTTGAACTTGTTGGCCAGTTGAGCCTGCACCTTGGCGCTGCCCGCGTATTCGACAAAAGCCCTGGCTGCGTTGGGATGCTTGGCGCCCTTGATGACGGCGATGCCGTCCGTGATGACCGGAGAGCCGCTTTCGGCGTTGATGACCTTGAGCGGCATCTTGTTCTTGATCTTGTTGTCGATGACGGAGTTCAGCACCGCGAAGCTGATGGCGGCTTCCTTCCTGCCCACGGCCTGGAACTGCATCGAACCGCTGCCGTAATAGCGCTTGGTGTTGGCGTCCACACCCTTGAGCAAGGCCCAGCCCGCGTCGAGGTTGCCCTGTTTTTCATACTGCTGGAGCAATGCGGAGTAGGTGGCACGGGCCGAAGAGGAGAGGGCGTTTCTGAACACCATCTGGCCTTGGTAGCGGGGATCGGCCAGATCCTTCCAGTCCTTGGGAGCGTCTTCGGCGGTCAGCATCTCGCTGTTGTAGAACATGAGCACGGGCGTCTGGATGGTGCCGATCCAGTATCCTTCCTTGTCCTTGAACAGGGGATTGACCTTGTCCGCCCATGAAGGGGTGAACGGCTGGAAAAGATCCTGGCCCTTCAGTTCCTGAAAGACCGAGGAGGGGGCGCCGTACATGACGTCGGATTGGGGGTTGGCCTTTTCAGCGCGGACCCTGTCCGCCAGTTCTCCCTTGAGGTTGATGAATTCGACCTTGACCCCGGTCTCCTTTTCGAAACCGTCCGCCACCAGCTCCAGCATGGATTCGCCGTGGGTGGAGTAGACCACCACCTTTTCTTCCAGCGTGTCGGCCGGGGCGGGGGATGCACAGAAGACCAGCATCAGGGCCGCCATGGCCAGCCTCATCACTTTCCCATTCAAATCTCGCATAGTTCCTCCAGTGATATTATTGTATGAAATTGCAATTGGCTGTGGTGAAGGCAGCGGGTCAATCAAAGGCAATGGAGATTGCTGCAATGTCGTCGTGGGCCTTGAACCGGGGGTATGTGCGGCATCCCGCGTCCTGCGCCTCGATTGCCCTGATGTGGTTGCGCACACGGGCAAGCCCGCCGCTTAAATATAATGATGAGAAGAGGTCGAAATCCTCGCGCTCGTTCGGGTCGGACTTGGGGAGGAACAATCCGTCGGTGAAAAGGAGGATGTGGCTGACGGTATCCAGGGACATGGAACCCTGATTCATGAAGTTCATGGCTTCCTTTTCCCCGTTGAGGACCCCGTAGGTGACATTCGAGAGCCTGCGGACGCCCAATATCTGATCGTGAAGGGCGGAAATGATCGGGGCGTCGGTCCCGCCGGAGGCTTCCTTCCACATGTTCAGGGTATCCAGGTCGTGGTCGAAGGCCGACGGGATGATTTCACGGCGGCCGTCGGCATGGATGATCATGACCAGGCAATCCCCTATCTGGACCCATTCGAAACGGTCGTCATAGAGGCGCACGACCGCCGCGCTGGTGCTCCACAGGTATCCTTTGTCGCTCAGGTCGACCCCGGATTCCCGCATGGCGTCGCGAATGGAGGAATTCGCCTTGCCCGCCAGCTCAAGCAGGGACGTCTTTTCATCCATGAAGGTTTTGCCTGCAATGTTGGATGCCAGGAAACCTCCGGTGCGTCCGCCTCGGTACGTTGCCTGGGTCAGGCTGGTGGCACCGTCAAAAACGCCGAATTGATTTCCATGCACAAAATGGAAATCCTCGTTCATTGTTCCAACACCCTGTTCGAATACTGTTTCAACATGCATGACATAACCCTGCTATTTTGCACATATAGGGTTTCAGCAAATATATGTCGCTGTCAAATCGATGTGCTCTATACGAATGGCGGCAAGGCGCCGCAAGGGTCAATGTCAAATGCGGGTACACAATGCCGGAATGTGAGGGAGTGTTTCTTGTCGCGAGAAGAATGAGGCGTCATTGGTGTTGCATGAGAATCAGGACAGGTGGTCTTTGGGTCACGGCTTTCGGTCTGCCGGGAGGTCAGTATGCCTTCAGGTCGCTCTTGTGCAGCAGTTGCATGGGGCCGTTCGGTTGCGCCGGGCGTGCCAGCAACACGGGCAGGCCGTTGCGGCGGATCAGCTTGATGCGCTCCTGGAGCAGAACCGGCGTTTCCTTTTCCAGCGGGGCGCCCGCCTCGTCCTGCACATGGGACGCGCCGCATTGACGGGCGATCTCGCCTGCGCTCACGGTTGTCCCTTCCGGGCCCAGGTGATGCCAGCCGCGGTAGCGGCCGTCGTCGCCTTTCATGCGCAGCCCCACGCCCGCCAGAGCGCCTACCACTCCGTCTCCGGTGCCTCCGTGTTCGGACAGGTGGACGCCCAGTTCCCTTGCCAGGGCATAGGCCAGCCCCTTGTTCAGGACCAGACACTTGG from Pseudodesulfovibrio sp. S3 includes the following:
- a CDS encoding M15 family metallopeptidase; the protein is MFERSVKTVFCLLLLCAFQAVPALGASPLPDGFVHVDECIPGVVLDVRYYSDDNFVGERIRGYLAPRVILSEPAARALAAVQAELTPFGLGIKVFDGYRPQQAVDHFVRWAADAKDTRMKTKYYPDVQKKHLLRDGFIAGKSGHSRGSTVDLTIIDKLTGTELDMGSSFDFFGRKSWPTDTGISPQARANRALLSNIMQRNGFKPLQREWWHFTLIDEPYPDTYFNFPVQ
- a CDS encoding ABC transporter ATP-binding protein; translation: MGEVVIKGVERSFGDTVACSGIDLDIAKGEFFTFLGPSGCGKTTILRLIAGFITPQSGSIFLGGRDITRLAPEKRKVGMVFQNYALFPYMTVHENIEYGLKIQKKSPEEIRGSVARHMDMVGLTGFGQRRISELSGGEQQRVALARSLAVEPRVLLLDEPMSNLDARLRDRMRVELKNLQRKLGITTVFVTHDQTEALTLSDRIAVFDKGRIVQVGTPEEIYGKPKNAFVAKFIGDTNLLETRWKDGRATVADGLDIQVNGQYGKGKYLSIRPQDISLTKEPAASANCLEGRLADRQLNGVWINYVVQVKDITLRVAALNTMGRNIDCREGNTVFASFPEQCVTVLDE
- a CDS encoding iron ABC transporter permease, with the translated sequence MIRRSIRSLPGCMVIAALIWFLTGYILYPALSTLKISLTHLDGFTTARYLDYFATATNLLVLKNSIVLGLLTVLTCGFVGTALAFAVHYFEFPFKQTVDKILLLPVMMPGIIIVYAFEQLYGESGLVTKTLETILGLGSAPYHFIGLPGILLVHTYTQYVYFYIAVSLAIRHIDLAVLESARSLGASKFKVFTSVIRPFITPALITAAAVTFMTGIGSFAAPSIIGGSYKVLTTQILLAKANNYMGIAAVQVVVLTFLSLIFFALLRWYEKRMLFDSSVKGVPIQPVRMRNPVARYALYLLAGFLMLAIFLPFATIIVLSFADSSSWMISVYPREFTVDNFRAIFTRARKLQPFLTSVNMSLLAAFLCLLVAVPASYIIEKTRLKVRWLIEFLVILPWAMPASAVAVNLINANSTPNIFAFNTILLGTYILLPLGYFINSLPIMVKTVHISFQNLSDTLTEASKSLGASGFQTCCKVSLPTLYPGLLAGFLFVFIRSIGEYTTSTFLYTASNKPVSIAMVNAVFEYEMGLSMAYGTLLIILTGVLSLVISRLRMKTTA
- a CDS encoding isoprenylcysteine carboxylmethyltransferase family protein, which encodes MEKQTIPDIPATDSAGVNIMPPFFFYCCLLSGICLDLIFPWTLRAVHYLIMLSAGAGIIAAGIFFMMWGHGRFRSLGVNVPTNLPVSRLVTDGAYQYSRNPMYVGFMSILVGLGVAIGSLWMLASALLMFLYLSIYVIPREEAYLGRRFGAEYKTYRNIVRRWL
- a CDS encoding protein phosphatase 2C domain-containing protein; this encodes MNEDFHFVHGNQFGVFDGATSLTQATYRGGRTGGFLASNIAGKTFMDEKTSLLELAGKANSSIRDAMRESGVDLSDKGYLWSTSAAVVRLYDDRFEWVQIGDCLVMIIHADGRREIIPSAFDHDLDTLNMWKEASGGTDAPIISALHDQILGVRRLSNVTYGVLNGEKEAMNFMNQGSMSLDTVSHILLFTDGLFLPKSDPNEREDFDLFSSLYLSGGLARVRNHIRAIEAQDAGCRTYPRFKAHDDIAAISIAFD
- a CDS encoding extracellular solute-binding protein, yielding MRDLNGKVMRLAMAALMLVFCASPAPADTLEEKVVVYSTHGESMLELVADGFEKETGVKVEFINLKGELADRVRAEKANPQSDVMYGAPSSVFQELKGQDLFQPFTPSWADKVNPLFKDKEGYWIGTIQTPVLMFYNSEMLTAEDAPKDWKDLADPRYQGQMVFRNALSSSARATYSALLQQYEKQGNLDAGWALLKGVDANTKRYYGSGSMQFQAVGRKEAAISFAVLNSVIDNKIKNKMPLKVINAESGSPVITDGIAVIKGAKHPNAARAFVEYAGSAKVQAQLANKFNRMPTHPEAMADSPAWMSEITFKVMDVDWGDLASKQSAWMQHWDMEIKDSGKDTK